Proteins encoded together in one Impatiens glandulifera chromosome 1, dImpGla2.1, whole genome shotgun sequence window:
- the LOC124919232 gene encoding G-type lectin S-receptor-like serine/threonine-protein kinase SD3-1: MLWKRRRLLTLVFTFFIYKTATSQIPIGSRLSIAENNYWISPNGNFAIGFFNHSDQYSIGIRFNSKSIPNDNQAIVWIAGGNLVVGDQSYFEFRENGEFVLFDSIRGSIAWATSNRNASTKPSANLLDNGNLVILSNGDMVWQSFNDPSDTLLPGQNLSVSNILRAASGNSLSSYYSLRLDDYSSGKLQLQWERNTVYWENVDNSNSIITRAILDINGRFQILDDKSRVVWSVFADDHNDSAIEFRFLRLDIDGNLRLYSWVNVEKKWSTVWRAVHNQCDVFATCGLNGLCAFNSSFGSFSTLCRCVYSSENVIGSKCIDCKFGSMTTVYKHTTLYGIYPPNETIVLANEKQCEDLCRNDSMCTAATFVNNGNPSCRLLKTRYISGKFDPSLNSVSFVKKCINDPIAARPETPTPTPSSFSWNIAYIIGFPTMLLVLLVPAHIVIAICIRKRNDRLIMKRVNTKCLDSKGLTIFSYSEIEEITESFKHRIGPKMFKGKLMDNNNNDNNKRLVAVKDANNIEERKFVTVMSRIGAIHHKSLVKVEGYCSEQGQRYVVYEHAKNGSLNNCMEKLTWRNRIEIGLTIAKAVSYLHSGCREFIAHGNLKLENVVLDENFEAKVGEFGFNSVYEKDVEDFGMILLSLISGREDDDDDGSLRNWAYEKWLVGHGGEIVDGRIIEKEGVIDLVELERLLRIAFWCLPADERFRCSMVEVVNVLEGNLAVDKPPPPRILLPG, translated from the coding sequence ATGCTTTGGAAAAGAAGAAGACTGTTAACACTTGTTTTCACATTCTTCATCTACAAAACAGCTACATCCCAAATTCCAATCGGTTCAAGGCTTTCAATTGCAGAAAACAACTATTGGATCTCCCCGAATGGCAATTTCGCAATCGGTTTCTTTAATCATTCCGATCAATACAGCATTGGCATCCGTTTCAATTCAAAGTCCATTCCAAACGATAATCAAGCAATTGTTTGGATTGCAGGCGGAAATCTCGTTGTAGGAGATCAATCTTATTTCGAGTTTAGAGAAAATGGAGAATTTGTCCTGTTTGATTCCATTCGAGGCTCGATTGCTTGGGCTACAAGTAATCGTAATGCCAGTACCAAACCGTCTGCTAATCTTCTCGACAATGGGAATCTTGTAATTCTTTCGAATGGAGATATGGTATGGCAGAGCTTCAACGACCCATCCGATACGCTTCTCCCGGGCCAGAACTTATCTGTTTCGAATATTCTTCGAGCTGCGAGTGGAAATTCGTTGTCGAGTTATTACAGTCTCCGATTGGATGATTATAGTTCCGGAAAATTACAACTTCAATGGGAGAGGAATACGGTTTATTGGGAAAACGTCGATAATTCTAATTCGATAATAACTCGGGCTATCCTCGACATTAATGGAAGGTTTCAAATTCTCGACGATAAATCGAGAGTGGTTTGGTCCGTTTTCGCGGACGATCATAACGATTCCGCGATTGAGTTTCGGTTTCTCCGCCTCGATATTGACGGCAATCTCCGGTTATATTCTTGGGTTAACGTGGAGAAAAAGTGGAGCACAGTTTGGCGGGCGGTTCACAATCAGTGCGATGTTTTTGCGACGTGTGGATTAAACGGACTATGCGCGTTTAATTCTTCGTTTGGATCGTTTTCGACGCTTTGTAGATGCGTTTATTCATCGGAAAATGTAATCGGTTCGAAATGTATAGATTGTAAATTTGGATCAATGACGACGGTGTATAAGCATACGACGCTTTACGGGATTTATCCTCCTAACGAAACGATCGTTCTCGCAAATGAGAAACAATGCGAAGATTTGTGTAGAAATGATTCGATGTGTACCGCCGCAACCTTTGTGAATAATGGAAACCCGAGTTGTCGATTACTTAAGACCCGATATATTTCGGGTAAATTTGATCCATCGTTGAATTCGGTATCGTTTGTTAAAAAGTGTATCAACGATCCGATCGCAGCGAGGCCCGAAACTCCGACTCCGACTCCTTCGTCTTTTTCGTGGAATATCGCGTATATTATCGGTTTTCCGACAATGCTATTAGTTTTACTCGTTCCCGCTCATATCGTAATCGCTATATGCATCCGGAAGAGAAATGATCGGTTGATTATGAAACGAGTAAACACGAAATGTTTGGATTCGAAAGGTTTGACGATCTTCTCGTATTCCGAAATCGAAGAAATTACGGAGAGCTTCAAACATCGAATCGGTCCGAAAATGTTCAAAGGCAAGCTcatggataataataataatgataacaaTAAACGGTTAGTAGCTGTTAAAGACGCAAATAATATTGAAGAAAGGAAATTTGTAACGGTAATGTCGAGAATCGGAGCCATTCATCATAAGAGCCTAGTGAAGGTAGAAGGCTATTGCTCCGAACAAGGTCAAAGATACGTCGTATACGAACACGCGAAGAACGGATCGTTGAATAATTGCATGGAGAAGTTGACTTGGAGAAATCGGATAGAAATTGGATTGACAATTGCGAAGGCGGTTTCTTATCTACACTCGGGATGTCGAGAATTCATTGCTCATGGAAATTTGAAGCTCGAAAACGTGGTTTTGGATGAAAATTTCGAAGCGAAAGTTGGCGAGTTTGGTTTTAATTCGGTTTATGAGAAGGATGTTGAAGATTTCGGCATGATATTGTTGAGTTTGATAAGCGGACGAGAAGACGATGACGACGACGGTTCTCTTCGGAATTGGGCTTACGAGAAATGGTTGGTTGGGCATGGCGGGGAAATTGTGGATGGGAGAATTATAGAAAAGGAGGGTGTTATTGATTTGGTTGAATTGGAACGGTTATTGAGAATTGCGTTTTGGTGCTTGCCGGCTGATGAACGGTTTAGATGTTCGATGGTCGAAGTTGTTAATGTTTTGGAAGGAAATCTAGCCGTTGATAAACCGCCACCACCGCGAATTCTTCTTCCAGgttaa
- the LOC124919231 gene encoding uncharacterized protein LOC124919231: MLSVQKWKCSWSLVASIASFLALVSIIHLFLFPVVPSFDYLSFRQSQSTCIPINEGTTVNQNQSQKQLQQQPKFNLDVRFPSDLHNSVVYNGAPWKAEIGRWLFGCHSVANPVKIVESIGGKSCKSGCSGQGVCNYDSGQCRCFLGYQGEGCSDKQELSCNYEAAENLPYGRWVVSICSAYCDKTRAMCFCGEGTKYPNRPVAESCGFELSQPNGPNSPKSVDWGKADLNLFTTNKSIHGWCNVVPAEAYALKVRIKEECDCKYDGLWGRFCEIPVLSVCLNQCSGHGHCRGGFCQCDGGWFGTDCSIPSVMSSIKEWPQWLRPAHIDVPDSTNLTRDILNLNAIVEKKRPLVYVYDLPPEFNSQLLEGRHFKFECVNRLYDHNNETIWTEHLYGSQMAFYESILASSHRTLNGEEADFYFVPVLDACIITRADDAPYLNMEKHKGIRSSLTLEFYKKAYDHIIAEYPYWNRSSGRDHIWSFSWDESACYAPKEIWNSMMLVHWGNTNSKHNHSTTAYWADNWDSISPERRGNHPCFDPDKDLVLPAWKRPDVHSLKSKFWSWSREKRMTLFYFNGNLGPAYEFGRQEDTYSMGIRQKMGEEYGSTPNKEGKLGRQHADNVIVTPLRTDDYHKGLATSVFCGVMPGDGWSGRMEDSILQGCIPVIIQDGIYLPFENVLNYESFAVRILEDEIPNLLNILRRFNETEIKFKLANVQKIWQRFLYHDSIMLEAERQKSTFGRTPDWSSAFSNLTEDDVFATVIQVLHYKLHNDPWRQHHLDQNQKKDFGLPQECLIRTK; the protein is encoded by the exons ATGTTGTCTGTTCAGAAATGGAAGTGTTCATGGTCATTGGTGGCATCCATTGCTTCATTTTTGGCTTTAGTTTCAATTATCCATCTGTTCTTGTTTCCTGTTGTGCCTAGTTTCGATTACTTAAGTTTCCGGCAATCTCAATCCACATGTATCCCAATCAATGAAGGAACAACCGTTAATCAAAATCAGAGTCAGAAACAACTTCAGCAGCAGCCGAAGTTTAATTTAGATGTTCGGTTTCCTTCTGATTTACACAATTCAGTTGTGTACAATGGCGCTCCTTGGAAGGCTGAGATTGGTCGATGGTTATTTGGTTGTCATTCAGTTGCTAACCCCGTCAAGATTGTCGAG AGTATTGGTGGCAAGAGCTGCAAAAGTGGGTGTAGTGGTCAAGGTGTGTGTAATTATGATTCAGGTCAATGCCGTTGCTTCCTTGGGTATCAAG GAGAAGGATGCTCTGATAAACAAGAGTTAAGTTGCAATTATGAAGCAGCAGAAAACCTGCCTTATGGGCGTTGGGTTGTCTCCATCTGCTCAGCTTATTGTGACAAAACAAGAGCAATGTGTTTCTGTGGAGAAGGCACAAAGTATCCAAACCGTCCTGTGGCTGAGTCATGTGGATTTGAATTGTC ACAACCAAATGGTCCTAATAGTCCTAAAAGTGTGGATTGGGGAAAGGCTGatctaaatttatttacaacGAATAAGAGCATACATGGATGGTGTAATGTTGTACCAGCTGAAGCTTATGCATTAAAAGTCAGAATTAAAGAGGAATGTGATTGTAAATATGATGGTTTATGGGGTCGGTTTTGTGAGATTCCTGTCCTGAGTGTTTGTCTCAATCAATGCTCTGGCCATGGGCATTGTCGGGGAGGATTTTGCCAG TGTGATGGGGGCTGGTTTGGGACAGATTGCAGTATCCCGTCAGTTATGTCTTCTATAAAAGAATGGCCTCAATGGCTTCGACCAGCTCACATTGATGTTCCTGATAGCACAAATCTTACTCGAGATATTTTGAATCTAAATGCTATAGTTGAAAAGAAGAGGCCACTTGTATATGTATACGATTTGCCTCCAGAATTCAACAGCCAATTGCTAGAG GGACGTCATTTCAAGTTCGAGTGTGTGAATCGATTATACGATCATAATAACGAGACAATATGGACAGAACATTTGTATGGTTCTCAG ATGGCGTTTTATGAGAGTATTCTAGCTAGCTCTCATAGAACATTAAATGGCGAAGAAGCCGACTTCTACTTTGTTCCGGTTCTTGATGCTTGCATTATTACCCGCGCAGATGATGCACCTTATTTGAACATGGAG AAACACAAAGGAATAAGGAGCTCCCTTACTCTAGAATTCTATAAGAAGGCATATGATCATATTATTGCAGAATATCCTTACTGGAATCGTTCATCTGGAAGAGACCACATTTGG TCATTTTCATGGGATGAAAGTGCATGCTACGCACCAAAAGAGATATGGAACAGCATGATGTTAGTCCACTGGGGTAATACAAATTCAAAGCATAACCATTCAACAACTGCTTATTGGGCTGACAATTGGGATAGCATCTCTCCTGAAAGAAGAGGCAATCATCCTTGCTTCGATCCAGATAAAGATCTTGTTCTTCCAGCTTGGAAGAGACCTGATGTTCATTCCTTGAAATCTAAGTTTTGGTCATG GAGCCGTGAAAAGAGGATGACTTTGTTTTACTTCAATGGAAATTTGGGACCGGCTTATGAATTTGGACGACAGGAAGATAC gtATAGCATGGGTATAAGGCAAAAGATGGGAGAAGAGTATGGATCAACACCAAACAAGGAAGGAAAACTTGGGAGACAACATGCGGACAATGTAATTGTGACGCCTTTACGTACCGATGATTATCATAAGGGTTTGGCCACTTCAGTCTTTTGTGGAGTTATGCCCGGAGATGGATGGAGTGGTCGAATGGAAGACAGCATTTTGCAAGGTTGCATTCCCGTTATTATTCAG GATGGGATCTACCTTCCATTCGAGAATGTGCTCAATTATGAGAGTTTTGCTGTTAGAATACTTGAAGATGAGATTCCAAATTTGCTGAATATTCTCAGg AGATTCAATGAGACTGAAATAAAATTCAAGCTGGCAAATGTACAGAAGATCTGGCAGAGATTCTTATACCACGATTCCATTATGCTCGAAGCTGAAAGACAGAAATCTACATTCGGACGAACCCCTGATTGGAGTTCAGCGTTCTCAAATTTAACCGAGGATGATGTTTTCGCCACCGTGAtacag GTGTTACACTACAAACTGCATAATGATCCATGGAGACAGCATCATCTTGATCAAAATCAGAAGAAGGATTTTGGGTTACCACAAGAGTGCTTGATAAGGACCAAATGA